The Tachysurus fulvidraco isolate hzauxx_2018 chromosome 19, HZAU_PFXX_2.0, whole genome shotgun sequence genomic sequence ACGGAGTTCATTTCGGTGAAGCAGGATCTCATGCAGCTTACCAGACTGCAGAGCATCCCTTACAGATTGCAGCATTGCAAGTCTGGTATTCCACCTCGTTTTTATgccaattttattattatattttataataaactgtataaactCCTATAGAAATACCTGCAAACTACACCAAACAGGCATGGCAAGACTGTACAATATCTTACCCTGCTCTTTTAAAGTGTGTAACCAGAGTCTTCACATCTACATTGTAGCCAGGACCCGTTTGAACAATTTCCATCCAAGAATATAATGAATCATTACTGTTCTGTAATGCGTGTTTGTCCTTTCTTCTGCCCAAAGGTCAGTTGTCACAGCAAAGTCTGGGCACTAATGAAATGGAGTATGTCATAAATGTTATTACAGGATTCACAGGATCTTACATGAACAGATAACCACTTGACCATAGAGTATGCTATTATTTTGCAATTTACAAAGTAAAATGggattgtaaaaaaataaaaaccaccagTAAACATAACAAAATGGAATCAGTGTAGCCAGGCTTacctgttgtagctcatccataACATGTTTCTGTACTTTCTCGTATTCGTCTTTAACATGGTGAGAAATAGTGCAGGCACTTGGGAGCACATCTTTGACATCAATGCTGCTTCCATATTTAGTGCCGACATAGTGAACGGTCATAGATCCTGGCTGCACATACAAGCCATTATGTCTGTGAATCTCCACTTTACGGTTGAGGGCAACTTACGCTTCATAAGAAATCGTCGattgactttttttaaattttcacagcTTCTAGAGAGTGCATGGGGAAGACCAATTGTCACGGGTGTGTGGAGCATGTCATTCATTTAACCAGCCATACCAAAGCaaacagattatatttttatttatatcaaatgtatatttgtgtattcccGGTCCCGCCCATGCCcgctgacatttttttctgtcccGTTCCAGTCACGTTATTAATAGTGATTTTGTTTCCTGTGATTCCTGTGACCTGTTTGAATCCCAAAAAAAGTCAGCCTCTAGTGTGCATGTGCCACCTGAATGATCAGAATTGTACAAAAATAAAGCTCTGTGGAGGGAGGGCAGCTCACTCATTTTCCATTGAACTATTTggctcattatttcttttacacAACAGAAATCcttaataaaatgttgttttaccagatattgtgtatttttcacagtttttcCACCACTGTTACTAGCAATGCTGCATATGAATCATGAACACAGGTGTTTTGAAaagaattgtattttttattgagTGTTTCAGTTTGTTTCAGAACAGTTATTACAGACACCAAGGCTTCCAGTGAttaaaaagagagacagtggaACTCCTGAAGATGTAACTCAAATGTAAGCATGAAAAGACCGTCAGGAGAAAGTATTCCTCGCAAACTATTCACTTGTTTTTACATCACATAATCTGCAGATTCTTAAAGAATGGTTGAATGGCTATAACAAGGAAATACAACACCACTGTATCTGAAAAACTGAGAAACCAAACATCTTTGTTGATTTAGTACATTCAGTCGAAAGAaaatcataaacaaataaaaaattgtctACAAAAATAGTCTACTCGATAAAGTCAATACATTTCTTAGAGCAAActtattatacaaaataaaatagttgTGCACTACAATTTGAGATTCAGATGCAAGATTTAGAGCTCTTCTTTCTAATGGTGGAACACCTTACCATCTGATTCCTCTCtccatttcactgtgatgttctCTGCCATTCCATGTTCGCTCATTTTCTGTTTGATCTAATAAACAGAATGACATTTATTGTTAGGAATGCAAAATATGTGCACTAATCTCCTATAAGTGCTGCAAAACAGCTACAGAATCTGaacagaaaaagtaaaaattcagATTagagttcagtgtgtatgtgtcagagCTCGATGAAGTGACTCAGGTTCTGCAGTAATGAGGAGACAGTTCATTATAAGTCAGGTGTGGAGGATGAAACCCACCTGCTCCAAGATGGCCAATTTTACTGAAAGATTATTAACATCCTGATACGACTGTATCTTCATCCTTACTATTTGTTGTTTTCCTGTGATAACTAAATGTAGAAATGCAatgacacattaaaacacaaacacaagcacataattgaacattttaaaattagttcaaatttacctaataaaaaaacataaaactctAACTCACATGTGTAACAGAAGAAAGGCATTATGTTTGTGCACAGAGTGTCGACAGCCTGACCGTTACTTATAAAACCACAGCCTTGTTTCCACTGGTATTGATCAGGTTGTGTAGCCAACCAGCTGGTGGTAGAGAAGATGGTGTGATCTGTCCACCTCCACGTATCTCTGTACAGACCAATCCAAGTATTCTCAGAGATCATTCCCAGGATAACTGAGTTTTCCGTTGCACTTGTAATAGTGACCAGATCTGTATAATACAGTCTGCAGAATGCCTGAGCTGCAGCCCATGACAACGGATTAGAGATGTAAATATATCTACTATTTCCTGTTTTACTGgctgtgaaaatgaaaaacacaacacacgaTTACCACACATGTTAAATATATTGTCAActggataagaaaaaaaatgctaaaactAGAAACGGACCATCAGttcacaaatgcacaaacactttttatttgctaCTTTAAAGCACAATTAATTTTAATGAGAACATAGAGAGCACATAGTCTGTAATGTTTTAACCAGCCAGCCAGCCCTATGGAGAAATTGTTAAACATATGCAGTTTACCATCAAAGCACACATATGGGCATGCGTCTTCACATGGAAAATCATTCCATCCGGCTGGAGATATTAGACCACAAGCTTCATTTCCACCATAGTTGTTGGGTTCACTTGTAATCCACATTGTAAAACTTCCCAGTGGCTCACTTCCATAGGACCAAAGCCAGGCGTCATAGTAATTGTACAGTCCAATCCAAGCACTGGAACTGAAGTGTTGTCTCTGTGCTTCGTTCTGAAGTTGAACCAGATCCTTATAACTTGTTATGACAGCCAGGTCAATGTGTGTGGCTCGACAATACGCCTGCGCAGCACTCCATGTTTTCCCCTGCTGGATCAGATAATACTTACGAGGGACAGAAAGGATGAGAGGCACAA encodes the following:
- the LOC113663753 gene encoding lymphocyte antigen 75-like — encoded protein: MQQHLFTVLLFTAVVPLILSVPRKYYLIQQGKTWSAAQAYCRATHIDLAVITSYKDLVQLQNEAQRQHFSSSAWIGLYNYYDAWLWSYGSEPLGSFTMWITSEPNNYGGNEACGLISPAGWNDFPCEDACPYVCFDASKTGNSRYIYISNPLSWAAAQAFCRLYYTDLVTITSATENSVILGMISENTWIGLYRDTWRWTDHTIFSTTSWLATQPDQYQWKQGCGFISNGQAVDTLCTNIMPFFCYTFITGKQQIVRMKIQSYQDVNNLSVKLAILEQIKQKMSEHGMAENITVKWREESDGKVFHH